The window CAGGTGTCGATCAGCGAGATCTGGATCAGGTCGTAGCGATCGGGCGAGTGGTTGATGTAACTGCGCGCTTCGGCATTGACCAGCGACACGCCGGGCTGACGATGGAGATGGCCCGAATAATCGGCGAACTTGTCGGTCAGCACTTCGAAGATCGCGGGATTGATTTCGATGCCGTGAATTCGCTGCGCGCCGAAATAGAGGCCGGAGAGGATGTAGCGGCCGCCGCCGACGCCGACCACGGCCACATCGCCCGGCCGTTGCTGCACCAGATAGGGCGCGTTGATGACGTCGTCCTTGAGATAGGAAATCTTCGTCAGATCGCCGGAGAAGCGGGTGATCGGCGTCGCCGCGTCGGCATCGATGTCGAGATAGAGTTGCTCGATCCTGGTATCCGGGGTGCGCGAGAAGGACCAGCCGAAGGGAATCGTGAGCCCGAGATCGGTCACGCGGATGCGCGAATAGGTGTTCCAGCGCTCGAACAACGTTCCGGTCTGCTGGGTACCCTTGGCCCAGATCACGCCAAGATGGCTGCTGCCGGTTGCGGCAAGCGCGGTGTGAACCGCGGCGAGCGCGGCGAGACCAAGCGCGGCGTTGCGGCTCAGGCGCACATCGCTTCGGCCTTCACCGTGACGGACCACGAACCAGCCGACGGCCGCGGCGCAGGCGCCGATCCACAGCGTCGCGCTGACCGGATCGATCACCAGCAGCACGAAGATGATGCCGAGGCATCCGACCGCGGCGCCGACCAGATCGGCAGCGTAAAGCCAGCCGCCGACATAGGGCAGCCGGGTCAGGAGAATCGTGATGCAGATGCCGCCCTCGGCAAACGGAATGGTGAAAGCCAGCGCCACCACGGCGAGCGCAGACATGGCATATGCGTCGGGCACGACCAGCGGCGCATACAGAAAGGCGCACATGACGACGACGCCGCTGAGCGCGAACCGCGCTGCGTGACGGGCAAATTCCGGCGCCACACACTCCGGCGCATAACGGGCGGAATCCTCATAAACCTTCATTGCACCGCGCGTCAGCCCGAACATCGCAAGGGCGATGGCCCCGAAAGCGAAGTGGTAATGCACCATCACGCTGAAGAAGCGGGTGATGAGGATCTGATAGGCCAGCGTGGCCGACGCCAGCACGAAGATCGCCGGATAGTAGCGGCCGGGCATCGTCGTCGCGGTCTGCAAGGCGCGGCCTCCTGATCGAGCCTTGATCAAAGAGACGCTTTGATGCGCGTTGGCGGCTCGCCCAACGCGCCCAGCAATATTGAAGCACAGAGCACTAACAAGTAATTGATTGGACGAGCCAATACCGACTTTGAGTAGTGGCCGGACCGTCGGCGGGCTTAGCGCGGGGTTACCAGGGAACCCAAAATCGCGAAAATAGTCCGGTCAACATGTCGGAGTGCCGGTCGCGGGCTCGTCCTCCGGATGCGCTAACGCTGAGCGCGCGGTTCCGGCTCATCCTCCTCATCGATCACAAGGATTCCCCCGTCATGACTTCGATCACGCCGTTCCTCTGGCTCGACAACAATGTCCGCGACGCCGTCGCCTTCTACAAATCGGTGTTTCCGAACGCGGAGATCGAGACCGTCAGCGATTTCATGGCGAGTTTCGAGCTCGAGGGGCAGCGGTTCTACGCGCTCAATGGCGGGCCGCAGCACAAGTTCAACGAGGCGGTGTCGTTCTTCCTCAGCGTCGAGACCCAGGAGCAGGTGGATTACTTCTGGGAGAAGCTCACCGACGGCGGCCAGGAATCGCGCTGCGGTTGGCTCAAGGACCGCTTCGGCCTGTCCTGGCAGGTGATCCCGACGGCGCTGAGCCGCTATCTCGGCGATCCCGACCGCAAGGCGGCCGATCGCGCGATGCAGGCGATGCTGAAGATGCAGAAGATCATCATCGCCGATCTCGACAAGGCGTTCGCCGGCTGACGGCGATGCAGCTTCGACGGCGGGCCAGGCGCCCGCCGCGTCAGGGCTTGCGACGGCTTACGCGTACCGCCCGTGGCAGTGCTTGTACTTCTTGCCTGAGCCGCAGGGGCAATCCTCGTTGCGGCCGACCTTGCCCCAGCTTGCCGGGTCATTCGGATTGCGGTCGGCGGCCGGCATCCCCGGCGCCAGCGAGGCCTGGGCGTAGGTGGCCTCGGTCAGGCGGGCCTGCGCGAACTCGTCCTCGCCGGTGTGGGGATCGAGCTTGTGCGCTTCCATCGGCGGCAGCGGCATCGCAGGCTCGTCCGGCGGCACGATCTCGACCCGCATCAGCTGCGCGGTGACCGCCTCGCGCAGATGCGCGCTCATCTCCTGGAAGAGATTGAAGGCTTCGGTCTTGTACTCCTGCAACGGGTCGCGCTGGCCGTAGCCGCGCAGGCCGATCACCTGGCGCAGATGGTCGAGCATGATCAGGTGCTCGCGCCAGAGATGGTCGAGCGTCTGCAACAGGATGGTCTTCTCGACGTAACGCATCACGTCGGGGCCCCATTGCGCGACCTTCGCCGCCATGCGCTCGTCGACATGATTCTCGATGCGGTTGAGCAGCTCCTCGTCGGCGATGCCCTCTTCCTTGGCCCATTCGTCGACCGGCAGGTCGACATCGAGCACGCGCTTCAGCTCTTCCTTGAGGCCCGCGGTGTCCCACTGCTCGGCATAGGCGTGCTCGGGAATGTGCTTGGCGACGACGTCCTCGACGAAGGCGTGGCGCATGTCGGTCACGGTCTCGACGACGCTGTCGTCCTTCATCAGGTCGATGCGCTGGTCGAAGATCACCTTGCGCTGGTCGTTCTGGACGTTGTCGAACTTCAAGAGGTTCTTGCGGATGTCGAAGTTGCGCGCCTCGACCTTCTGCTGGGCCTTCTCCAGCGCCTTGTTGATCCAGGGATGGATGATGGCTTCGCCTTCCTGCAGGCCGAGCCGCTGCAGCATGCTGTCGAGCCGGTCGGAGCCGAAGATGCGCATCAGATCGTCTTCAAGCGACAGGAAGAATTTCGAGCGGCCCGGGTCGCCCTGACGGCCGGAACGGCCGCGCAGCTGGTTGTCGATGCGGCGGGATTCGTGGCGCTCGGAGCCGATGATGTAAAGGCCGCCCGGCTTCTTCACCGTCTTGGCGGGCTTGTTGCCCTTGGCGGGCTCGACCTCGAAATCCTCTTCCGCCTTCAGCACCAGCTCGCGGAAGCGTTCGATGTCGGCCTTGATCAGCTCGATCTTCTCGGCCTTCTCGGCCTCGTCGGTGATCGCGGCGGTCTCCTGCTGGATCCGCATCTCAAGCGAGCCGCCGAGCTTGATGTCGGTGCCGCGGCCAGCCATGTTGGTCGCGATCGTGATCGCGCCCGGTACGCCGGCTTCCGCGACGATATAGGCTTCCTGCTCGTGGAAGCGCGCGTTCAGCACCGCGAACAGTTTTGCAGGTTTGCCCGCGCGGGCCGCCGCATAAAGCTTGTCCATGCCGGACTCGGAGCCGAAATCGATCTGCTTGTAGCCGTGCTTCTTGAGGTACTCGGCCAGCACTTCCGACTTCTCGATCGACGCCGTGCCGACCAGCACCGGCTGCAACCGCTTGTTGGCGCGCTCGATCTCGGCAAGGATCGCGGCGTATTTCTCGTTCTGGGTGCGGTAGACCTCGTCGTCCTCGTCGAGACGCGCCACCGGCAGGTTGGTCGGGATCTCCACGACCTCGAGCTTGTAGATGTCGAACAGTTCGTCGGCTTCGGTCAGCGCCGTGCCGGTCATGCCGGACAGCTTCTGGTACATCCGGAAATAGTTCTGGAAAGTGATCGAGGCCAGCGTCTGGTTCTCGGGCTGGACCGTGACATGCTCCTTGGCTTCCAGCGCCTGGTGCAGGCCTTCCGAATAGCGCCGGCCCTGCATCATGCGTCCGGTGAACTCGTCGATGATGATGACCTCGTCGTCGCGGACGATGTAATCCTTGTCGCGCGTGAACAGCGTGTGCGCGCGCAGCGCCTGGTTGACGTGGTGCACGACGGAGACGTTCTCGACGTCGTACAGCGACTCGCCCTTGAGCTGGCCGGCGTCGCGCAGCAGGTTCTCGAGCTTCTCCATGCCGCCTTCGGTCAGCGTCACCGTGCGCTGCTTCTCGTCGACCTCGTAGTCGTCCTTCTTAACGAGCTTCGGCATGAAGGTGTCGATGGTGTTGTAGAAATCCGACCGGTCGTCGAGCGGGCCAGAGATGATCAGCGGCGTGCGCGCTTCGTCGATCAGGATGGAGTCCACTTCGTCGACGATCGCGTAGAAATGCTCGCGCTGGACCATGTCCTCCAGGCGGTACTTCATGTTGTCGCGCAGATAGTCGAAGCCGTATTCGTTGTTGGTGCCGTAGGTAATGTCGCAGGCATAGGCGGCCTTGCGCTCGGCGTCGTCGAGGCCGTGCACGATCACGCCGGTGGTCAGCCCCAGGAACGAATAGATCTGGCCCATCCAGCCGGAGTCGCGGCGGGCGAGGTAGTCGTTGACGGTGACGACGTGGACGCCCTTGCCGGCGAGCGCGTTGAGGTAGACCGCGAGCGTCGCGACCAGCGTCTTGCCTTCGCCGGTCTTCATCTCGGCGATGTCGCCCTCGTGCAGCACCATGCCGCCGATCAGCTGGACGTCGAAATGGCGCTGGCCGAGCGTCCGCTTGGCCGCCTCGCGCACCGTGGCGAAGGCCGGAACCAGGAGGTCATCGAGCGTCTTGCCGCTGGCGAGCTGCTGCTTGAACTCGGCGGTGCGGGCCTTGAGCTGGTCGTCCGTCAGTTTGACGAGGTCGGGCTCCAGGGCATTGATGGCGCTGACACGGGACTGATACCCCTTGACCCGACGGTCGTTGGCGGAGCCGAAAAACTTGCGGGCGAGCGCGCCGATCATGCGAAATTCCTGTTCTTCGGTCTCGAGTTCGGTCTTGGTTCAGTCTTGAATTTCAGTCTTGGAATACAGCCTGAGATAGCCCGTCGGATTGCCTATCAACTCACCGTGACGCGCTACGGTTCGAGCCCCGACCCGGGGCTCCTCCGCCAATTGAGTGGGAAACAGGCCATCCTGGGTTCAACGGCGAAAAACGCAGCAAAATAAGCGCTCTCACCGCCGACACGGTCGGCCAGAGATATGGCCCGGTCGGGGGGTTGTCAACGCCGCCAAGATGTCAAGGAATTCATCATTTTGACAAGACTTTCGCGTTGCCAATGTAACACGATTGGGCGAGTGTCCGCCCCGCTCGAGCTTCCCCCCTTTGAGACAAGGATTTTGCATGACCACCTCGCCTCCGGAAACCAAAACCGGCCTGCGCCTCGGCCTCGCCACCCTGGCCGCCACGGGCTGTCTTGTCGCAGTGCTGGCTGCCGGCCTCCCGGTCCGCGCCGCGGAATCCGACCCGGTGCTGGCGAAGGTGAACGGTTCCGAGATCCACGCCAGCGACGTGGCGCTCGCCGAGGAGGAACTCGGCCCGAGCCTGGCGCAGATGGACCCCGCGACCAAGAAGGACAACGTGCTGTCCTTCCTGATCGACATGAAGATCGTGTCCAAGGCCGCCGAGGACAAGAAGATCGAGAACAACGACGACTTCAAGAAGCGGCTCGCCTTCACCCGCAACCGCCTGTTGATGGACAGCCTGCTTGCCAGCGAGGGCAAGGCCGCGACCACCGACGACGCCATGAAGAAGGTCTATGAAGAGGCCTCCAAGCAGATCACCGGCGAGCAGGAGGTGCGCGCCCGCCACATCCTGGTCGAGACTGAGAACGAGGCCAAGGCGATCAAGGCCGAGCTCGACAAGGGCGCGGACTTCGCCGAGCTCGCCAAGAAGAAGTCCAAGGATCCCGGCGCCTCCGACGGCGGCGACCTCGGCTTCTTCACCAAG of the Bradyrhizobium quebecense genome contains:
- a CDS encoding VOC family protein; its protein translation is MTSITPFLWLDNNVRDAVAFYKSVFPNAEIETVSDFMASFELEGQRFYALNGGPQHKFNEAVSFFLSVETQEQVDYFWEKLTDGGQESRCGWLKDRFGLSWQVIPTALSRYLGDPDRKAADRAMQAMLKMQKIIIADLDKAFAG
- the secA gene encoding preprotein translocase subunit SecA, which gives rise to MIGALARKFFGSANDRRVKGYQSRVSAINALEPDLVKLTDDQLKARTAEFKQQLASGKTLDDLLVPAFATVREAAKRTLGQRHFDVQLIGGMVLHEGDIAEMKTGEGKTLVATLAVYLNALAGKGVHVVTVNDYLARRDSGWMGQIYSFLGLTTGVIVHGLDDAERKAAYACDITYGTNNEYGFDYLRDNMKYRLEDMVQREHFYAIVDEVDSILIDEARTPLIISGPLDDRSDFYNTIDTFMPKLVKKDDYEVDEKQRTVTLTEGGMEKLENLLRDAGQLKGESLYDVENVSVVHHVNQALRAHTLFTRDKDYIVRDDEVIIIDEFTGRMMQGRRYSEGLHQALEAKEHVTVQPENQTLASITFQNYFRMYQKLSGMTGTALTEADELFDIYKLEVVEIPTNLPVARLDEDDEVYRTQNEKYAAILAEIERANKRLQPVLVGTASIEKSEVLAEYLKKHGYKQIDFGSESGMDKLYAAARAGKPAKLFAVLNARFHEQEAYIVAEAGVPGAITIATNMAGRGTDIKLGGSLEMRIQQETAAITDEAEKAEKIELIKADIERFRELVLKAEEDFEVEPAKGNKPAKTVKKPGGLYIIGSERHESRRIDNQLRGRSGRQGDPGRSKFFLSLEDDLMRIFGSDRLDSMLQRLGLQEGEAIIHPWINKALEKAQQKVEARNFDIRKNLLKFDNVQNDQRKVIFDQRIDLMKDDSVVETVTDMRHAFVEDVVAKHIPEHAYAEQWDTAGLKEELKRVLDVDLPVDEWAKEEGIADEELLNRIENHVDERMAAKVAQWGPDVMRYVEKTILLQTLDHLWREHLIMLDHLRQVIGLRGYGQRDPLQEYKTEAFNLFQEMSAHLREAVTAQLMRVEIVPPDEPAMPLPPMEAHKLDPHTGEDEFAQARLTEATYAQASLAPGMPAADRNPNDPASWGKVGRNEDCPCGSGKKYKHCHGRYA
- a CDS encoding peptidylprolyl isomerase; translation: MTTSPPETKTGLRLGLATLAATGCLVAVLAAGLPVRAAESDPVLAKVNGSEIHASDVALAEEELGPSLAQMDPATKKDNVLSFLIDMKIVSKAAEDKKIENNDDFKKRLAFTRNRLLMDSLLASEGKAATTDDAMKKVYEEASKQITGEQEVRARHILVETENEAKAIKAELDKGADFAELAKKKSKDPGASDGGDLGFFTKEQMVPEFSAVAFTLEPGKISDPVKSQFGWHIIKVEEKRNRKAPDFEQVKAQIETYVTRKAQADYVAKLREAAKVERLDKPAETAKDATAPADAAKDAPKPADNKMAPAKK